In Papaver somniferum cultivar HN1 chromosome 1, ASM357369v1, whole genome shotgun sequence, a genomic segment contains:
- the LOC113354505 gene encoding uncharacterized protein LOC113354505 — translation MVKKFDERNFIDWRSNNTFVALIPKRDSVEDVKDFRPISLINISYKIITHVLSNRLKRVLRKLISDSQTAFVGNRQIVDNILMANECIDSRTKEDKPGWLFKLYVEKTYDKVSWVFLDRVMHKMGFGIKWRRWIHTCVSTPHFAILLNGSPGSMFKCTGGLRQSDPLSPFLFTMVMERLCQMIDKLEQNGLYEGFKVNQYGKQVTHLLFANDILLFSNDSPDQIQVIRATLIWFQLCSGLGINPSKSSAISIGNTSCNEIVNLILGCSIEELLINYLVYSLPKSVSKKLNGIIRRYLWNSTDSNRKYPLVAWNKCCQSKERGGLGIRDLNITNDVLLCKWLWRYQEEPEAKWRTLIKEKDGESKLKWDTKITKQKYGSGIWRGVTNRMDSFYKGIIFTMGKGNRTRFWEDQWLGDMPLKIAFPNLYNVSRKKNNVVSQFYFRDQEGHSNWNLDLRRRLSDVEIAEEGNLSHKLQNVTLNEDEDRRNWKWTADGAFTVRSCYLSLLPPSSFVDFPHKIVWNNNVPTKISFFTWLVHHNSLLTQDNLERKGRTLVNRCCMCKKELETINHLFLHCSVAHSIWDVFLSGFGVGRPPGDDIKDAFKDRDRTDFTMAGNFIWNILPYVICWNIWKERNQRMFVAEAKEKDVQKVVLDIKANILCILALIIWLILRPIDPLQIRIDDASLTQFNVTDNNILRYNLALALNLRNPNKKIGVHYDQIEARIFYSGQRFDSVMLTPFYQGHKNTTILRPVFQGQRLLPDVQGEYNKDKTDGKFKLKVKLYLKLRFKVGFVNFAALKPPRAKCTFEVPLGSNPATGFTPKYCTL, via the exons ATGGTAAAAAAATTCGATGAGAGAAATTTCATAGACTGGAGATCCAATAACACTTTCGTTGCACTTATTCCGAAAAGAGACAGTGTGGAGGATGTGAAAGATTTTAGGCCCATAAGCCTCATAAACATTTCCTATAAAATCATTACCCACGTGTTGTCTAACAGATTGAAAAGAGTCCTCCGAAAGCTTATTTCGGATTCGCAAACGGCATTTGTGGGTAACAGACAGATTGTAGACAACATTCTCATGGCGAATGAGTGCATTGATTCGAGAACAAAAGAAGATAAACCAGGCTGGTTATTTAAGTTGTATGTGGAAAAAACATACGACAAGGTTAGCTGGGTGTTCTTAGACCGTGTGATGCATAAAATGGGGTTCGGTATCAAATGGAGGAGGTGGATTCATACATGTGTTTCAACTCCACACTTCGCAATATTACTCAACGGTAGTCCGGGCAGTATGTTTAAATGTACAGGAGGGTTACGACAAAGCGACCCTTTGTCTCCATTTCTGTTTACAATGGTAATGGAAAGACTGTGTCAGATGATAGATAAGTTAGAGCAAAATGGTTTGTATGAAGGTTTCAAGGTTAATCAATATGGAAAGCAGGTGACCCATCTTCTCTTTGCCAATGACATCCTGTTATTCTCAAACGACTCTCCAGATCAAATACAAGTTATTAGAGCTACCCTTATCTGGTTTCAATTATGTTCGGGTTTGGGAATCAACCCATCTAAAAGCTCTGCAATCAGCATTGGGAACACTTCTTGTAATGAGATAGTAAATCTAATCTTGGGTTGCTCCATCGAAGAACTGCTGATTAACTACCTTG TTTATTCATTGCCAAAATCAGTATCGAAAAAGCTAAATGGGATTATAAGAAGGTACTTGTGGAATAGCACGGACTCTAATAGAAAATACCCACTGGTTGCGTGGAACAAATGTTGTCAAAGCAAAGAGAGGGGAGGGCTTGGGATTCGGGATTTGAACATCACTAATGATGTCCTGCTATGCAAGTGGTTGTGGAGATACCAAGAGGAACCAGAGGCAAAGTGGAGAACTTTAATCAAAGAAAAGGATGGAGAAAGTAAACTAAAGTGGGACACCAAAATTACAAAGCAGAAGTACGGCAGCGGAATTTGGCGAGGGGTCACAAACCGAATGGATAGTTTTTATAAAGGAATCATTTTCACAATGGGTAAAGGGAATAGAACAAGGTTTTGGGAAGACCAGTGGTTGGGTGATATGCCTTTGAAGATAGCTTTTCCCAATCTTTATAATGTCTCTCGGAAGAAGAACAATGTTGTCAGCCAATTTTACTTTCGCGATCAGGAAGGGCATTCAAATTGGAATCTGGACTTGCGAAGGAGATTATCAGATGTTGAGATTGCAGAGGAGGGGAATCTATCGCACAAGTTGCAAAACGTGACTTTAAATGAAGATGAAGATCGGAGAAATTGGAAGTGGACAGCTGATGGTGCATTTACGGTACGTTCGTGCTATTTATCTCTACTTCCTCCGTCCTCTTTCGTTGATTTTCCCCACAAGATTGTTTGGAATAATAATGTGCCGACCAAAATTAGTTTCTTTACGTGGTTGGTCCATCATAATTCCTTACTAACACAAGATAATTTAGAAAGGAAAGGAAGAACGTTGGTAAATAGATGTTGTATGTGCAAGAAGGAATTAGAGACTATAAATCActtgttccttcattgttcagTAGCTCACTCTATTTGGGATGTATTTCTAAGTGGTTTTGGAGTGGGAAGACCTCCAGGAGATGACATAAAGGATGCTTTTAAAGATAGAGATAGGACTGATTTCACAATGGCTGGGAATTTCATTTGGAACATCCTACCTTATGTTATTTGTTGGAACATCTGGAAAGAACGCAATCAACGAATGTTCGTCGCAGAGGCAAAAGAGAAAGATGTTCAAAAGGTCGTACTAGACATTAAGGCAAATATTTTGT GTATATTAGCTCTTATTATTTGGTTAATCCTTCGTCCGATTGATCCCTTGCAAATCCGCATCGACGATGCGTCGCTTACTCAATTCAATGTCACGGATAACAACATACTCCGTTACAATCTCGCATTAGCCTTAAACCTAAGAAACCCTAACAAGAAGATCGGTGTTCACTACGATCAGATTGAAGCTAGAATTTTTTACAGCGGTCAGAGATTCGATTCAGTTATGTTAACACCTTTCTACCAAGGGCATAAGAACACGACTATTCTTCGTCCAGTTTTCCAAGGGCAAAGGCTTTTACCAGATGTACAAGGTGAGTATAACAAAGATAAAACTGATGGGAAATTCAAGCTTAAAGTTAAGCTATATCTTAAGTTGAGATTCAAAGTTGGTTTTGTTAATTTTGCTGCTCTCAAGCCTCCTAGGGCTAAGTGTACGTTTGAAGTTCCTTTGGGTTCTAATCCTGCAACTGGATTCACTCCTAAGTATTGCACATTGTGA
- the LOC113354594 gene encoding putative F-box protein At2g02030 — protein MKQCIMIPKEERKILVREKHNKGATKKEKRKIFKVAALGDHELIVCEILSRLPAKSLAKFKCVCKNWQSLIQRDQLFIDLHFNRSQTRSCSGTVGATSLLIWDTTERNEQRCLLSAELLLPYDSSGGGGGAAVQTEIPLNIGDNPVSRGSMLNIVNGLICLIDRDSHSTCVFNPSTRESTPWIKSMVVQKQEEKGGIIKHDSNKFRNFLWDKFGYDVATGDYKVVSFWSRIVGPTETEWVCEIFSLRDKSWRLIDAVPPVHPFCLASFVYANGSIYWFCDSATPSIVELNFVTEKFRQISVSSPVMTGFCNQYRTALVEVDGRLALFTKDARPSYNYISRKKEHEDDVKMYILYDDQDKTNYHWMPAKSFAEPPFEWKQDMFARRDFIIPIPGTDVFIVRPDDDFSFYYYNWKKKSYSRKFELNGAKSFFNKKPNNEERDHISFSTFAENLMPLN, from the coding sequence ATGAAGCAATGCATCATGATACCCAAAGAGGAGAGAAAGATACTAGTACGGGAAAAGCACAACAAGGGAGCAACAAAAAAGGAGAAGAGAAAGATATTCAAAGTTGCTGCACTGGGTGATCATGAATTAATAGTCTGTGAGATATTGAGCAGACTCCCGGCCAAGTCACTTGCAAAGTTCAAGTGTGTATGCAAAAATTGGCAATCTTTGATTCAAAGAGATCAGCTCTTCATTGATTTACACTTCAACCGGTCACAGACACGCAGTTGTAGTGGTACTGTTGGTGCTACCTCCCTTCTCATCTGGGATACGACTGAACGTAATGAACAACGGTGTTTGTTATCCGCGGAATTACTACTCCCATATGATAGCAGCGGTGGAGGAGGAGGAGCAGCTGTTCAAACGGAAATAcctctcaatataggagataatccCGTTTCTCGAGGAAGCATGCTCAATATTGTCAATGGTTTGATTTGTCTTATAGACCGCGATTCACATTCTACTTGTGTGTTTAACCCTAGCACCAGAGAATCAACACCCTGGATCAAGTCGATGGTTGTTcaaaaacaagaagagaaaggTGGGATTATAAAGCATGATAGTAATAAATTTCGTAATTTTTTGTGGGATAAATTCGGATATGATGTTGCTACCGGGGACTACAAAGTGGTGTCGTTTTGGAGTCGGATTGTAGGACCTACTGAGACAGAATGGGTGTGTGAGATCTTTAGCTTGAGAGACAAGTCATGGCGACTCATAGACGCCGTCCCACCAGTCCATCCCTTCTGTCTAGCAAGTTTTGTTTATGCAAATGGTTCCATATACTGGTTTTGTGATAGTGCTACACCATCGATTGTCGAATTAAATTTTGTTACGGAAAAGTTTAGACAAATCTCAGTTTCCAGTCCTGTCATGACTGGTTTCTGCAATCAATACAGGACTGCTTTAGTGGAAGTGGATGGCCGTTTAGCTCTATTTACCAAGGATGCACGCCCTAGTTACAATTACATATCGAGAAAAAAGGAGCATGAAGATGACGTGAAGATGtacatcttgtatgatgatcaagACAAGACAAATTATCACTGGATGCCGGCCAAGTCCTTCGCAGAGCCACCTTTTGAATGGAAGCAAGATATGTTTGCGAGAAGGGATTTTATTATACCCATTCCAGGAACAGACGTATTCATCGTAAGACCGGATGACGATTTCTCCTTCTACTACTACAATTGGAAGAAGAAGAGCTATAGCAGGAAGTTTGAATTAAATGGAGCCAAGTCTTTCTTCAATAAGAAACCCAATAATGAAGAACGTGATCATATCAGCTTCTCTACTTTCGCGGAAAACCTTATGCCGCTAAATTAA
- the LOC113354749 gene encoding F-box protein At1g11270-like, protein MPIIKLSLEKYQDAVSSSEKGKTREQIEGKEKKMMMSIKVYPLADCDLIVCEILSRLPANSLMRFNCLCLLLAELLIPSDSESGDGGVAGAAVQRKVPLNIGDNTISRVRMLNIVNGLICLMDPDSHRARVYNPSTRESTPWIKSVVMRKLEEKGRPLKHDETLDAFGYDLATKDYKVVSLWSRRGGNNKADVLCEKLSLRNKSWKIIDAVSPVSPNLIYHLTHPVYANGSVYWLRVDGKPMVVELNMSTEKFRVLSVPNSVVFGFCGHYKTAAMEALLTKEDVRPNKRKREHEGDVIPTSTEICTLYDDQDKTKNSTAWTPASSAVSPDFDSSQLQRYTIVPIPGTDLFIVRSYDNFSCLQIKENGRLVLLYLSGVMLVGIKP, encoded by the exons ATGCCCATAATTAAGCTTTCATTAGAGAAGTACCAGGATGCGGTATCCAGCAGCGAAAAAGGCAAAACAAGAGAGCAGATcgaaggaaaagagaagaagatgatgatgtcgaTCAAAGTTTATCCACTAGCTGATTGTGATTTAATAGTCTGTGAGATATTAAGCAGACTCCCTGCCAACTCACTTATGCGGTTCAATTGT TTGTGTTTGTTATTGGCGGAATTACTAATACCATCTGATTCTGAAAGTGGCGATGGAGGAGTAGCTGGAGCAGCTGTTCAGAGGAAAGTACCTCTTAATATAGGAGATAATACTATCTCCCGAGTAAGGATGCTCAATATTGTCAATGGTTTGATTTGTCTTATGGACCCCGATTCACATCGTGCTCGTGTATACAACCCTAGCACCAGAGAGTCGACACCTTGGATCAAGTCAGTAGTTATGCGAAAACTTGAAGAAAAAGGTAGGCCTTTGAAACATGATGAAACACTTGATGCATTTGGATATGATCTTGCTACCAAGGACTACAAAGTGGTATCCTTATGGAGTcgtcgtggtggaaataacaaggcGGATGTCCTTTGTGAGAAACTTAGTTTGAGAAACAAGTCGTGGAAAATCATTGATGCAGTCTCACCAGTTAGTCCTAACCTTATATATCATCTTACACATCCTGTTTATGCCAATGGTTCCGTATACTGGCTGCGGGTAGATGGTAAACCGATGGTGGTCGAACTAAACATGAGTACCGAAAAGTTTAGAGTACTCTCAGTTCCTAACTCTGTCGTCTTTGGCTTTTGTGGCCATTACAAGACTGCTGCAATGGAAGCTCTCTTAACTAAAGAGGATGTCCGTCCTAACAAGAGAAAGAGGGAACATGAAGGTGACGTAATACCCACGTCCACGGAGATATGTACACTGTACGATGATCAAGACAAGACAAAGAATAGTACTGCCTGGACTCCGGCGTCATCCGCAGTGTCACCTGATTTTGATTCAAGCCAATTGCAGAGATATACTATTGTACCCATTCCAGGAACGGACCTATTCATTGTAAGATCATATGACAATTTCTCCTGTTTGCAAATTAAAGAGAACGGTCGGTTGGTGTTGCTTTATCTTTCAGGTGTTATGTTAGTGGGGATCAAACCATAG
- the LOC113326310 gene encoding F-box/kelch-repeat protein At4g19930-like: MKQWGIQARKRNNKGGYRKEKKKKKKMMIKVSPLGDYELIISEILSRLPAKSLMRFKCVCKIWQSLIQKDPHFISLHFTRSQTRSCNGTVGATSLLVRVPSLWYWDKGNERCFLSAELLLPSDDVREGAAVQGEIPFTWPNDVYMLNIVNGLICFINRDNYSVCVYNPSTRESTLWEGDLGNCKEKGYSNFDWDTFGYDIATEDYKVVSLWSWCGGPKEKDYVCEIFSMRHKSWRRIDAVPPVAPILLHDFTNSVYANGSIYWLPADGEPLIVELSFVTEKFRVISVPNSVIIGSFDWYKTDLMEMGGRLSNVNPTKARNKHGDDVIPTSLKMCILYEDQDKTKNSTATSTIDYPWIVESFALPPILDWRPETLDVIPIPGTDWFIIKFK, encoded by the coding sequence ATGAAGCAATGGGGTATCCAAGCgcgaaaaagaaacaacaagggAGGAtacagaaaagagaagaagaagaaaaagaagatgatgatcaaaGTTTCTCCGTTGGGTGATTATGAACTAATAATTTCTGAGATATTGAGTAGACTCCCTGCTAAATCACTTATGAGGTTCAAGTGTGTATGCAAAATCTGGCAATCTTTGATTCAAAAAGATCCACACTTCATTAGTTTACACTTTACTCGGTCACAAACGCGCAGTTGTAATGGTACTGTTGGTGCTACCTCCCTTCTCGTCAGGGTGCCATCTCTATGGTATTGGGATAAAGGTAATGAACGATGTTTCTTATCCGCGGAATTGTTATTACCATCTGATGATGTGAGAGAAGGAGCAGCTGTTCAGggggaaattccttttacatgGCCTAATGATGTATATATGCTCAATATAGTcaatggtttgatttgtttcaTAAACAGGGACAACTATTCTGTTTGTGTATATAACCCCAGCACAAGAGAATCAACACTTTGGGAAGGTGATCTTGGAAATTGCAAGGAGAAAGGATATAGTAATTTCGACTGGGATACATTTGGATATGATATTGCTACCGAGGACTACAAAGTTGTATCTTTATGGAGTTGGTGTGGAGGACCTAAAGAGAAAGATTATGTTTGTGAGATCTTTAGTATGAGACACAAGTCATGGAGACGCATCGATGCAGTACCACCAGTTGCTCCCATACTTCTACATGACTTCACCAATTCTGTATATGCAAATGGTTCCATATACTGGTTGCCTGCTGATGGTGAACCGTTAATTGTCGAGTTAAGTTTTGTTACCGAAAAGTTTCGAGTAATCTCAGTTCCTAATTCTGTCATCATTGGTTCCTTTGATTGGTACAAGACTGATCTAATGGAAATGGGTGGCCGATTATCTAATGTAAATCCTACCAAGGCAAGGAATAAACATGGAGATGATGTCATACCCACTTCCTTGAAGATGTGTATACTGTATGAGGATCAAGACAAGACAAAGAATAGTACTGCTACTAGTACTATTGATTATCCCTGGATCGTGGAGTCTTTCGCACTGCCACCTATATTAGATTGGAGACCAGAAACGCTGGATGTTATACCTATTCCTggaacagattggtttatcataaaatttaaatGA